One window from the genome of Schistocerca piceifrons isolate TAMUIC-IGC-003096 chromosome 8, iqSchPice1.1, whole genome shotgun sequence encodes:
- the LOC124712393 gene encoding uncharacterized protein LOC124712393 → MTQFFTCVREKAGVIKSTVFMSDDTNVFRCAWAGVMGLAEHNLLCTWHIDRSWRSNLRKVHGGPNKQTQVYKALRMLLEEADIEKFSELLELFERELQEDEDTREFGMYFTNHYGFRPQHWAYIYRRNLNINTNMHLEAMHRVLKYCYLHGKINNRLDKLLLVLMKLVRDKSFERIIKLYKGGHTHRIEKIQERHRESKKIDRGQITANSDGKRFYVKSQSTSGITYTVTLKALECNLSCRLLCCTCNICIHSFSCCCPDNLINLNICKHIHAISMTYDLHFSKTVKDKETTSIEQASAILSSMKKQNDEATASRGTQLKVLLNHVDSLDTETEETVEKAVDHLLSLVNSRSKKEVPHCASNEKLQVQRTSNNQNFSPKSLFSKPTLAEKSNVASALVQPDREVLSVHVGFDHTYSKN, encoded by the coding sequence ATGACACAGTTCTTTACTTGTGTCAGGGAGAAAGCAGGAGTTATCAAATCAACTGTGTTTATGTCAGACGACACAAATGTTTTTCGATGTGCTTGGGCAGGTGTAATGGGTCTGGCAGAACACAATTTGCTATGTACGTGGCATATTGACCGCAGCTGGAGAAGCAACTTGAGGAAAGTGCATGGTGGCCCAAACAAGCAAACACAGGTTTACAAAGCTTTGCGTATGCTGTTAGAAGAAGCAGATATAGAAAAGTTCAGTGAGTTGCTAGAGTTGTTTGAGAGGGAGCTACAAGAGGACGAAGACACGAGAGAATTTGGAATGTATTTCACAAATCATTACGGATTCAGGCCCCAACATTGGGCGTATATTTATCGCCGTAATTTAAACataaacacaaatatgcatctggAAGCCATGCATAGAGTATTAAAGTACTGCTACCTTCATGGCAAGATCAATAATAGACTGGACAAGTTGCTGCTGGTACTAATGAAATTAGTAAGAGACAAATCTTTTGAAAGAATTATTAAGCTCTACAAGGGTGGACATACTCATCGAATAGAGAAAATTCAAGAACGGCATAGAGAATCCAAAAAAATTGACAGAGGCCAAATCACGGCCAATAGTGATGGCAAACGATTTTATGTGAAATCTCAATCAACAAGTGGCATCACATACACTGTTACTTTAAAAGCACTAGAATGCAACCTCAGTTGCAgacttttgtgttgcacttgtaatATTTGcattcatagtttctcttgctgttgTCCAGACAATTTAATAAATCTGAACATTTGTAAACACATTCATGCTATATCAATGACATATGACTTACATTTCAGTAAAACAGTCAAAGATAAAGAAACCACTTCGATAGAACAGGCATCTGCTATTTTGTCCTCAatgaaaaagcaaaatgatgaGGCAACTGCTTCACGGGGAACACAGTTAAAAGTCCTGCTAAACCATGTAGATTCATTAGATACTGAAACGGAAGAGACAGTGGAAAAAGCAGTTGACCATTTGCTGTCACTTGTTAACTCTCGCTCCAAGAAAGAAGTTCCACACTGTGCCAGCAATGAGAAGTTGCAAGTGCAACGCACATCTAATAACCAGAACTTCAGTCCAAAAAGTTTGTTTAGTAAACCAACCCTGGCTGAAAAGTCGAATGTTGCAAGTGCTTTGGTGCAACCCGACAGGGAAGTGTTGAGTGTGCATGTTGGTTTTGATCACACATactctaaaaattaa